The Bombus huntii isolate Logan2020A chromosome 6, iyBomHunt1.1, whole genome shotgun sequence genome window below encodes:
- the LOC126866276 gene encoding 28S ribosomal protein S28, mitochondrial, translating into MNKVQYHQRIIKQLYLAYAPQISSLFVRNYCIEGKSGETITNAKEQDSSDEDPESINSKQICQSIENIETEKNLANPRRSTFTSLLRHSKFIDLGDPEDKVVLGEIFQIVNNDLYIDFGWKFHCVCPRPQKNFIQYIRGAKVKLLIKNLELSSRFLGASTDLTLLEADCVLLGLAQSPSKIR; encoded by the exons ATGAATAAGGTTCAATATCATCaaagaataattaaacaattatatcTCGCTTACGCACCTCAAATCAGTTCACTGTTCGTCCGAAATTATTGTATAGAAGGAAAATCGGGTGAAACTATAACAAATGCGAAGGAACAAGATAGTAGTGACGAAGATCCAGAAAGTATTAATTCTAAACAAATTTGTCAATcgattgaaaatattgaaactgAGAAGAATTTAGCGAATCCAAGACGCAGTACTTTCACTTCGTTACTTCGACATTCGAAATTTAtagat cTAGGAGATCCTGAAGATAAAGTAGTATTGGGAGAAATTTTTCAGATTGTTAATAATGACTTATACATTGACTTTGGATGGAAATTTCATTGTGTTTGCCCAAGGCCTcaaaaaaattttat tCAATATATCAGAGGTGCAAAGGTTAAATTGTTAATAAAGAATTTAGAATTGTCTTCGCGGTTTTTAGGAGCATCTACCGATTTAACACTCTTAGAAGCAGATTGCGTTCTTCTTGGTTTAGCACAATCCCCATCGAAAATACGGTAG
- the LOC126866272 gene encoding mitochondrial import receptor subunit TOM40 homolog 1 encodes MGNVLAASVPPPPSPPPPTSGLLPNLEKPDSSESLQSSNKFSDGLKNPGTIEDLHKKCKDVFPANFEGAKLMFNKGLSNHFQISHTISMSSIAQSGYRFGATYVGTQQPVPSEAYPVLLGDIDPTGNLNANIIHQFGERLRGKLATQVHKSKFTAVQMTTDYRGDAYTVSLTLGNPDILNGSGVFVMHYLQSITPSVALGGELACQRGPAVPGGQVAVLSAAGRYTNGDSTISGSLGLSGCHLCFHQKASQQLQVGVELEINCRIQESTGAIAYQVDLPKADLIFRGTIDTNWTVGAVLEKKLQPLPFTFALSGMINHSKPQFRLGCGLIIG; translated from the exons atgGGAAACGTACTGGCAGCCTCTGTACCTCCTCCACCTTCGCCGCCACCTCCAACCTCAGGTTTACTACCAAATTTAGAAAAACCAGATTCTTCCGAGTCACTGCAGTCGTCTAACAAATTTTCCGACGGTTTGAAAAATCCTGGTACAATCGAGGATCTTCATAAGAAATGTAAAG ATGTATTTCCCGCAAACTTTGAGGGTGCGAAGCTGATGTTTAATAAAGGTCTTAGTAATCATTTCCAAATATCACATACGATAAGCATGAGTTCCATTGCACAATCTGGATATAG GTTTGGTGCAACTTATGTTGGTACTCAGCAACCAGTACCTTCGGAAGCTTATCCAGTGTTATTGGGTGATATCGATCCAACTGGGAATCTTAATGCTAATATTATTCATCAGTTTGGCGAAAGGTTAAGAGGAAAATTAGCTACTCAAGTACACAAAAGTAAATTTACTGCTGTTCAAATGACAACGGATTATCGTGGTGACGCGTATACAGTCTCTTTGACTTTGGGTAATCCGGACATACTTAATGGTTCTG GCGTTTTCGTAATGCATTATCTTCAAAGCATAACTCCATCTGTCGCGTTGGGTGGAGAACTCGCTTGTCAACGAGGGCCTGCTGTACCAGGAGGTCAAGTCGCTGTTCTCTCAGCCGCTGGAAGGTATACGAACGGAGACTCTACAATTAGTGGTAGTTTAG GTTTATCTGGATGTCATTTGTGTTTCCATCAAAAAGCTAGTCAGCAGCTGCAAGTTGGTGTAGAATTGGAAATTAATTGCCGAATACAAGAATCTACCGGAGCTATTGCTTACCAAGTCGATTTACCCAAAGCTGATTTAATATTTAGAG gaACTATAGATACGAATTGGACAGTGGGTGCTGTTTTGGAGAAAAAATTACAACCATTACCATTTACATTTGCTTTAAGTGGTATGATAAATCATAGTAAGCCGCAGTTTAGACTGGGTTGTGGATTGATAATTGGTTAA
- the LOC126866279 gene encoding 39S ribosomal protein L14, mitochondrial has product MPIHGTLFNIVSRNVSTSTICNQIIKLTRLRVVDNSEIGKQAMMEGKPPRCIHIYNKTGVGLIGDRVLVAIKGEKKKGILVGLKQRQNPKVPRFDSNNIVLIDENGTPLGTRIHVPIPHILRTIMRNKTHSKGADYTKLLAIATKFV; this is encoded by the exons ATGCCTATACATGGTACGCTATTCAATATTGTATCCAGAAATGTTTCCACATCGACGATATgtaatcaaataataaaattaacaagaTTAAGAGTTGTGGACAATAGTGAAATTGGGAAGCAGGCTATGATGGAAGGAAAACCACCACGTTgtattcatatttataataaaacagGAGTTGGTTTAATAG GGGACAGAGTATTAGTTGCCATAAAAggtgagaaaaagaaaggtatATTGGTTGGTTTGAAACAACGTCAAAATCCCAAAGTACCAAGATTTGACAGCAATAACATAGTTCTCATAGATGAAAATGGAACACCTTTAGGTACTAGGATTCATGTACCAATTCCTCATATCCTGAGAACTATCATGAGAAATAAGACACACAGCAAAGGTGCAGATTATACAAAATTGCTAGCTATTGCcacaaaatttgtataa